From a region of the Saccharomyces paradoxus chromosome IV, complete sequence genome:
- the SRP101 gene encoding Signal recognition particle receptor subunit alpha (Signal recognition particle (SRP) receptor alpha subunit~similar to YDR292C), translated as MFDQLAVFTPQGQVLYQYNCLGKKFSEIQINGFISQLITSPVTRKESVANANTGGFDFNLLTINSEHKNSPLFNALFYLNKQPELYFVVTFAEQTLELNQESQQTLTLVLKLWNSLHLSESIRKNLQGQNEKNKHNYVDIFQGIEDDLKKFEQYFKIKYEESIKQGQINSDNPARNELVSQSYNKSIKKKLKDTKTKKPSTGNIGSGRKWGRDGGMLDEMNHEDASKLDFSSSSSHNGSQVVLEATINKDSFGDRTEGGDFLIKEIDDLLSSHKDEAISGNESKNSGYVSTAFGFLQKHVLGNKTISENDLKSVLEKLTQQLITKNVAPEAADYLTQQVSHDLVGSKTANWTSVENTARESLTKALTQILTPGVSVDLLREIQSKRSKKDEEGKSDPYVFSIVGVNGVGKSTNLSKLAFWLLQNNFRVLIVACDTFRSGAVEQLRVHVENLAQLMDDSHVRGSKNKRGKTGNDYVELFEAGYGGSDLVTKIAKQAIKYSRDQNFDIVLMDTAGRRHNDPTLMSPLKSFADQAKPDKIIMVGEALVGTDSVQQAKNFNDAFGKGRNLDFFIISKCDTVGEMLGTMVNMVYATGIPILFVGVGQTYTDLRTLSVKWAVNTLMS; from the coding sequence ATGTTCGACCAATTAGCAGTCTTTACCCCTCAAGGTCAGGTACTTTACCAGTATAACTGCCTGggaaaaaagttttctgaAATACAAATTAATGGTTTTATATCCCAGCTGATTACTTCGCCAGTAactagaaaagaaagtgtTGCAAATGCTAATACAGGCGGATTTGATTTCAATCTTCTGACAATCAACAGTGAACACAAAAATTCTCCTTTATTCAATGCActattttatttgaatAAGCAACCAGAGTTATATTTTGTGGTGACTTTTGCCGAGCAGACTTTAGAACTAAACCAAGAATCCCAACAGACACTTACACTAGTATTAAAGCTTTGGAACTCATTGCATTTGAGTGAATCCATTCggaaaaatcttcaagGCCAAAACGAAAAGAACAAGCATAACTACGTCGATATATTTCAAGGGATTGAGGAcgacttgaaaaaatttgagcaatattttaaaataaaatatgaGGAGTCAATAAAACAAGGCCAGATCAATTCAGATAATCCTGCCAGAAATGAATTAGTATCTCAATCGTATAATAAAAgtatcaagaaaaaattgaaggaCACAAAAACCAAGAAGCCATCTACAGGAAATATTGGTAGTGGACGAAAGTGGGGTCGTGATGGTGGTATGCTAGATGAAATGAATCATGAAGACGCATCCAAATTAGATTTCTCATCATCCAGCAGCCACAATGGTAGCCAAGTAGTTCTAGAAGCTACTATAAATAAAGATTCTTTTGGAGATAGAACAGAAGGAGGTGATTTCTtaattaaagaaattgatgatCTTTTGTCTTCTCATAAAGATGAGGCTATAAGTGGAAATGAATCTAAAAATTCTGGGTATGTCAGTACAGCTTTCggatttcttcaaaaacacGTTCTAGGTAACAAAACTATCAGTGAGAATGATTTGAAATCTGTATTAGAAAAGTTAACACAACAACTGATAACCAAGAATGTGGCACCAGAGGCAGCCGATTATTTAACCCAGCAAGTCTCTCATGATCTTGTAGGCTCGAAAACTGCAAATTGGACTAGTGTTGAAAATACTGCGCGTGAATCTTTAACAAAAGCATTGACTCAAATATTAACGCCTGGAGTATCTGTTGACCTATTACGTGAAATTCAAAGTAAAAGGAGCaaaaaggatgaagaaggtaAAAGTGATCCATATGTATTCTCAATAGTTGGTGTTAACGGTGTTGGTAAGTCAACAAATCTTTCGAAACTAGCGTTCTGGTTATTGCAAAATAATTTTAGGGTCTTGATTGTTGCTTGTGATACGTTTAGGTCTGGTGCAGTTGAGCAACTAAGGGTTCatgttgaaaatttggCACAACTGATGGATGATTCACATGTTCGTGGCTCCAAGAACAAAAGGGGTAAAACTGGTAATGACTACGTTGAATTATTTGAAGCTGGTTATGGTGGCTCTGACCTGGTGACCAAGATTGCCAAGCAGGCCATCAAATATTCTCGTGATCAAAACTTTGATATAGTGTTAATGGATACTGCGGGGAGAAGGCACAATGATCCTACTTTAATGTCGCCATTGAAATCGTTCGCTGACCAGGCCAAGCCAGATAAAATCATTATGGTTGGGGAGGCTTTGGTTGGTACAGATTCTGTCCAGCAAGCCAAAAACTTTAACGATGCCTTTGGGAAGGGAAGAAaccttgatttttttattatttccaAGTGCGACACAGTTGGTGAAATGCTGGGTACTATGGTAAATATGGTTTATGCAACAGGGATTCCTATCTTATTTGTTGGTGTGGGACAAACTTATACCGACTTAAGGACATTAAGTGTAAAATGGGCCGTTAATACGTTAATGTCTTAG
- the DPL1 gene encoding sphinganine-1-phosphate aldolase DPL1 (Dihydrosphingosine phosphate lyase~similar to YDR294C), with translation MSGVSNKTLSTGSWYGMPIHLLREDCDFTQFMILTINESKRDVHDYFINTPWYNMVKDYLFVVFCYRLLSNFLYLLKVYGPVRLAVRTYEHTSRKLFRWLLDSPFLKGTVEKEVSKVKQSIEDELIRSDSQLMNFPRLPSNGIPQDDVIEELNKLNDLIPHTQWKEGKVSGAVYHGGDDLIHLQTIAYEKYCVANQLHPDVFPAVRKMESEVVSMVLRMFNAPSDTGCGTTTSGGTESLLLACLSAKMYALHHRGITEPEIIAPVTAHAGFDKAAYYFGMKLRHVELDPTTYQADLKKVKKFINKNTVLLVGSAPNFPHGIADDIEGLGKIAQKYKLPLHVDSCLGSFIVSFMEKAGYKNLPLLDFRVPGVTSISCDTHKYGFAPKGSSVIMYRNSDLRMHQYYVNPAWTGGLYGSPTLAGSRPGAIVVGCWATMVNMGENGYIESCREIVGAAMKFKEFIQESIPDLNIMGDPRYSVISFSSKTLNIHELSDRLAKKGWHFNALQKPIALHMAFTRLSANVVDEICDILRTTVQELKSESNSKPSPDGTSALYGVAGSVKTAGVADKLIVGFLDALYKLGPGEETVTK, from the coding sequence ATGAGTGGAGTATCAAATAAAACATTATCAACCGGTAGTTGGTATGGCATGCCGATCCATTTACTAAGGGAAGACTGCGACTTTACCCAGTTTATGATTCTAACCATCAACGAATCCAAAAGAGACGTACATGATTACTTCATAAATACCCCATGGTACAACATGGTGAAAGATTATTTGTTTGTCGTCTTTTGCTACAGGCTTCTAAGTAACTTTCTTTACTTATTGAAGGTTTATGGGCCGGTGAGGTTAGCGGTGAGGACATACGAGCATACTTCTAGAAAATTATTCCGTTGGTTGTTAGATTCACCGTTTTTGAAGGGTACCGTAGAAAAGGAAGTCTCGAAGGTGAAACAATCAATCGAAGACGAACTAATTAGATCAGACTCACAGCTAATGAATTTCCCGCGGTTACCATCCAATGGGATACCTCAGGATGATGTTATTGAAGAGCTTAACAAATTGAATGACTTAATACCACATACTCAATGGAAAGAAGGCAAGGTCTCTGGTGCCGTTTACCATGGTGGCGACGATTTAATCCATTTACAAACAATCGCATATGAAAAATACTGCGTTGCCAATCAATTACATCCTGATGTCTTTCCTGCCGTACGTAAAATGGAATCCGAAGTTGTTTCGATGGTTTTGAGAATGTTTAATGCCCCTTCTGATACAGGTTGTGGTACCACGACTTCAGGTGGTACGGAGTCTTTGCTTTTAGCATGCCTAAGCGCTAAAATGTACgctcttcatcatcgtgGCATTACTGAACCTGAAATTATTGCTCCCGTAACTGCACATGCTGGGTTTGACAAAGCTGCCTATTACTTTGGCATGAAGCTACGCCATGTGGAGTTGGATCCAACAACGTACCAAGCggacttgaaaaaagtaaaaaaattcattaatAAGAACACGGTTTTACTGGTTGGTTCCGCTCCAAACTTCCCTCATGGCATTGCCGATGACATTGAAGGTTTGGGTAAAATAGCGCAGAAATATAAACTTCCTTTGCACGTCGACAGTTGCCTAGGTTCCTTTATTGTTTCATTCATGGAAAAGGCTGGTTACAAGAACCTACCATTACTCGATTTTAGAGTCCCGGGCGTCACCTCAATATCATGTGACACTCATAAGTATGGATTTGCACCAAAAGGTTCGTCGGTTATAATGTATAGAAACAGTGACTTACGAATGCATCAATATTACGTAAATCCAGCTTGGACTGGTGGGTTGTATGGCTCTCCCACATTAGCAGGGTCGAGGCCAGGTGCTATTGTCGTAGGTTGTTGGGCAACTATGGTCAACATGGGTGAAAATGGGTACATTGAATCGTGCCGAGAAATAGTCGGTGCAGCAATGAAATTCAAGGAATTCATTCAGGAAAGCATTCCGGACTTGAATATTATGGGTGACCCTAGATATTCagtcatttctttttcctctaaGACCTTGAACATACACGAACTATCGGACAGACTAGCCAAGAAAGGCTGGCATTTCAATGCCTTACAAAAACCGATCGCACTACACATGGCCTTCACAAGGTTGAGCGCTAATGTTGTGGACGAGATCTGCGACATTCTACGTACTACCGTACAAGAGTTAAAAAGTGAATCAAACTCTAAGCCATCCCCGGACGGAACAAGCGCTCTATATGGTGTCGCCGGGAGCGTTAAAACTGCTGGTGTTGCAGACAAATTGATTGTGGGATTCCTAGATGCATTATATAAGTTGGGTCCAGGAGAAGAAACCGTCACCAAGTAG
- the HDA2 gene encoding Hda2p (Subunit of the HDA1 histone deacetylase complex~similar to YDR295C): MSRKSSKKLKVYYLPVTLTQFQKDLSEILISLHAKSFRASLAGESQANALSKPCGSPADPETHSYPKLSQRQLTYIFDSNIRAVANHPSLLVDHYMPRQLLRMEPTESSIAGSHKFQVLNQLIDSICFRDREGSPNEVIKCAIVAHSIKELDLLEGLVLGKKFRIKRLSGTSLYNEKHKFPNLATVDSTINKDGTPNSLSSTSSNSNSTSYTGYSKDDYDYSVKRNLKKRKVNTDDWLFLATTKHLKHDQYLLANYEIDMIISFDPMLEIELPALQVLKNNANKDIPIIKLLVQNSPDHYLLDSEIKNSNTNLSYLNNNDHIDNGQEYEEIKCSLLYFLQARNAQVDNCDIDFIKLVKCCLEGKDCNNFLPPLDLITLDEASKDSSDSEFWRPQLTKLQYSSTELPLWDSPLDIKTYQTELMHRAVIRLRDIQDEYTKGNSPLYENRLKENQRQNKLDEIKNSVGLTFKKKQELEKSINDSEKRFKHAMTESTKLENKINVLLKNKQELEIFTKLSYNTISSENQLEKKSALTAKLDEYVDRNATLSNKLKELEQTNAEKSKLNDELRSKYQVESSKAAESAQTVKNLEESMKSLQNEVNGPLTKFSTESLKKEMEFLQNDFQSLKARNKFLKNYINLMNRQYDLKNKNNIQVEKAAGTGTRFRSTRSNTPNYT, translated from the coding sequence ATGAGTAGGAAAAGTTCtaagaaattaaaagtCTATTACTTACCTGTAACACTAACCCAATTTCAAAAGGACTTAtcagaaattttgatatcCCTGCATGCCAAATCATTCAGAGCTAGCCTAGCAGGCGAATCACAGGCAAATGCCCTGAGCAAACCTTGTGGTTCGCCTGCTGACCCTGAAACACATTCATATCCAAAACTATCACAAAGGCAATTAACCtatatttttgattcaAACATAAGAGCGGTTGCCAACCATCCTTCCCTCCTAGTGGACCATTATATGCCTCGACAGCTTTTGAGAATGGAACCCACGGAAAGCTCGATTGCTGGAAGCCACAAGTTTCAAGTTCTCAATCAGCTAATTGATTCGATATGCTTCAGAGATAGAGAGGGCTCGCCAAATGAAGTGATAAAATGTGCCATCGTCGCACATAGCATAAAGGAATTAGATCTGTTAGAAGGGTTGGTATTAGGCAAAAAGTTCAGAATCAAGAGGCTTTCGGGTACATCTCTTTATAATGAGAAACACAAATTTCCTAATTTAGCTACGGTGGATTCCACAATAAATAAAGATGGAACACCAAATTCTTTAAGTAGCACAAGCTCCAATTCCAATTCGACTTCCTATACGGGTTATTCTAAAGACGACTACGACTACTCAGTGAAGAGaaacttgaagaaaagaaaagtaaatacCGATGATTGGCTGTTTTTAGCAACTACGAAACATCTCAAACATGATCAATACCTGCTAGCCAACTACGAGATAGATATGATAATTAGTTTTGACCCAATGTTGGAAATCGAATTGCCCGCTTTGCAAGTGTTGAAGAATAATGCCAATAAGGATATTCCAATAATAAAGCTATTAGTGCAGAACTCTCCAGATCACTACCTGTTAGATTCTGAAATCAAGAATTCAAACACTAATTTGTCCTATTTGAACAATAACGATCATATCGATAATGGCCAAGAatatgaagaaatcaaatgctctttattatattttttgcaaGCAAGAAATGCTCAGGTAGATAACTGTGACATTGATTTTATTAAGCTGGTAAAATGTTGTCTAGAGGGAAAGGATTGTAATAACTTCTTACCGCCTTTGGATCTGATCACGTTGGATGAGGCTTCCAAAGATTCGAGTGATTCCGAGTTTTGGCGACCTCAATTAACCAAATTACAATACTCCTCCACAGAATTGCCTCTTTGGGACAGCCCGTTAGATATCAAGACCTATCAAACGGAATTAATGCATAGGGCGGTCATAAGATTACGAGATATACAGGATGAGTATACAAAAGGAAATTCTCCTCTGTACGAAAATCGATTAAAGGAAAATCAACGGCAGAACAAATTGGACGAAATAAAGAATTCTGTTGGTCTTACatttaagaaaaaacaagaacTGGAAAAGTCTATCAATGATTCTGAAAAAAGGTTTAAGCATGCGATGACAGAATCTACCAAGctagaaaataaaataaatgtCTTACTCAAAAATAAGCAAGAACTAGAAATTTTCACGAAATTATCCTACAATACTATTTCATCAGAAAatcaattggaaaaaaaatctgcCTTAACAGCCAAGTTGGATGAATACGTAGATAGAAATGCAACCCTTTCTAATAAGTTAAAAGAACTGGAACAAACAAATGCGGAAAAATCGAAGCTCAATGACGAATTGCGTTCCAAATATCAAGTAGAATCTTCAAAAGCTGCGGAATCAGCCCAAACcgtgaaaaatttggaagagTCAATGAAGTCTTTACAAAACGAAGTTAATGGCCCATTAACCAAATTTTCCACGGAAAGtttgaagaaggaaatggaatttttacaaaatgatTTTCAGTCGCTTAAAGCAAGAAAcaaattcttgaaaaattacataAACTTAATGAACCGACAGTACGacttgaaaaacaaaaataacatACAGGTGGAAAAAGCTGCCGGAACTGGTACACGCTTCAGGTCAACAAGATCGAATACCCCCAACTACACATGA
- the SSD1 gene encoding mRNA-binding translational repressor SSD1 (Translational repressor with a role in polar growth and wall integrity~similar to YDR293C) yields MSKNSNMNNNRSQEPNNMFVQTTGGGKNAPKQIHVAHRRSQSELTNLMIEQFTLQKQLEQVQAQQQQLMAQQQQLAQQTGQYLSGNSGSNNHFTPQPPHPHYNSNGNSPGMSAGGSRSRTHSRNNSGYYHNSYDNNNNNNNNNNNNNNPGSNSHRKTSSQSSIYGHSRRHSLGLNEAKKAAAEEQAKRISGGEAGVTVKIDAVQTDSSSNSATEQSDFKFPPPPNTHQGHRRATSNLSPPSFKFPPNSHGDNDDEFIATSSTHRRSKTRNNEYSPGINSNWRNQSQQPQQQLSPFRHRGSNSRDYNSFNTLEPPAIFQQGHKHRASNSSVHSFSSQGNNNGGGRKSLFAPYLPQANIPELIQEGRLVAGILRVNKKNRSDAWVSTDGALDADIYICGSKDRNRALEGDLVAVELLVVDDVWESKKEKEEKKRRKDASMQHDLIPLNSNDDYHNDASVTAATSNNFLSSPSSSDSLNRDDSSVRRKRSSTINNDSDSLSSPTKTGVKRRSSLKQRPTQKKNDDVEVEGQSLLLVEEEEINDKYKPLYAGHVVAVLDRIPGQLFSGTLGLLRPSQQANSDNNKPPQSPKIAWFKPTDKKVPLIAIPTELAPKDFVENADKYSEKLFVASIKRWPITSLHPFGILVSELGDIHDSNTEIDSILRDNNFLSNEYLDQKNPQKEKPSFQPLPITPESLEFRRDFTDANEYNIFAISELGWVSEFALHVRNYGNGTLELGCHVVDVTSHIEEGSSVDRRARKRSSAVFMPQKLVNLLPQSFNDELSLTPGKESATISVVYTLDSSTLRIKSTWVGESKISPSNILSLEQLDEKLSTESPGSYLSTVQEIARSFYARRINDPEAKLLPTLSLLESLDDEKVKVDLNILERTLGFVVINEIKRKVNSTVAEKIYTKLGDLALLRRQMQPIATKMASFRKKIQNFGYNFDVNTADELIKAVLKIKDEDVRVGIEILLFKTMPRARYFIAGKVDPDQYGHYALNLPIYTHFTAPMRRYADHVVHRQLKAVIHDDPYTEDMEALKITSEYCNFKKDCAYQAQEQAVHLLLCKTINDMGNTTGQLLTMATVLQVYESSFDVFIPEFGIEKRVHGDQLPLIKAEFDGTNRVLELHWQPGVDSATFIPPDEKNPKSYRNSIKNKFRSTAAEIANIELDKEAEAEPLISDPLSKELSDLHLSVPNLRLPSASDDKQSALEKFISTTETRVENDNYIQEIHELQKIPILLRAEVGMALPCLTVRALNPFMRRV; encoded by the coding sequence ATGTCTAAAAATAGCAACATGAATAACAATAGGTCCCAAGAACCGAATAACATGTTTGTGCAAACGACAGGAGGCGGTAAGAACGCTCCAAAGCAAATTCATGTTGCACACAGGCGTTCCCAAAGTGAGTTAACGAATCTGATGATTGAACAATTCACTTTGCAGAAGCAATTGGAGCAAGTTCAAGCACAGCAACAACAGTTAATGGCgcagcaacaacaattGGCGCAACAGACCGGTCAATACTTATCAGGAAATTCCGGTTCAAACAATCATTTTACGCCCCAACCCCCTCACCCTCATTACAACTCAAATGGTAATTCGCCCGGTATGAGTGCAGGTGGCAGTAGAAGTAGAACTCATTCCAGAAACAACTCTGGATATTATCATAATTCTTatgataacaataacaacaacaataataacaacaacaataataataatcCTGGGTCTAACTCACATAGAAAGACGAGTTCGCAATCCAGCATATACGGCCATTCTAGAAGGCATTCTTTAGGTCTAAATGAAGCTAAAAAGGCTGCTGCTGAAGAACAGGCCAAGAGAATATCTGGGGGTGAAGCGGGCGTGACTGTGAAGATAGATGCTGTTCAAACAGATAGTAGCTCAAATTCTGCTACGGAGCAATCTGACTTCAAATTCCCACCACCGCCAAATACTCATCAGGGGCACCGCCGCGCAACTTCAAACCTATCACCTCCCTCTTTCAAATTTCCTCCGAACTCTCACGGCGATAATGACGATGAATTCATAGCAACCTCTTCAACGCACCGCCGTTCAAAGACAAGGAATAACGAGTATTCTCCTGGCATTAATTCCAACTGGAGAAACCAATCACAGCAGCCCCAACAGCAACTCTCTCCATTCCGTCACAGAGGCTCTAATTCAAGGGATtataattcttttaataCTTTAGAACCTCCTGCAATATTTCAACAGGGGCACAAGCATCGTGCTTCTAATTCATCTGTTCATAGTTTTAGTTCACAGGGTAATAACAACGGAGGTGGGCGTAAATCCCTCTTCGCACCCTATCTCCCTCAAGCCAATATCCCTGAGTTAATCCAAGAAGGAAGACTAGTAGCTGGTATTTTAAGAGTtaataaaaagaacagaTCAGATGCTTGGGTTTCTACAGATGGCGCTCTTGATGCTGATATTTACATTTGCGGCTCCAAAGATCGTAATAGAGCTCTCGAAGGTGATTTAGTTGCAGTGGAATTATTAGTTGTTGACGACGTTTGGGAAtccaagaaagaaaaggaagaaaagaagaggagaaaGGATGCCTCTATGCAGCACGACCTAATTCCCTTGAACAGTAATGACGATTACCACAACGATGCATCTGTCACTGCTGCAACAAGCAACAATTTTCTATCCTCACCCTCTTCATCTGATTCACTAAACAGAGATGATTCATCCGTCAGAAGAAAGAGATCATCCACTATTAATAATGATAGTGATTCTTTATCATCTCCTACCAAAACAGGtgtgaaaagaagaagttcaTTGAAACAACGTCCTactcaaaagaaaaatgatgatgTTGAAGTTGAGGGCCAGTCGTTGCTATtagttgaagaagaagagatcAATGATAAATACAAGCCACTTTACGCAGGTCATGTTGTTGCCGTTTTGGATCGTATCCCTGGTCAGTTATTTAGTGGTACATTGGGTTTATTGAGACCTTCCCAACAAGCCAATAGCGACAATAACAAACCACCACAAAGCCCAAAGATTGCTTGGTTCAAGCCTACTGATAAGAAGGTCCCATTAATTGCAATTCCTACGGAATTAGCTCCAAAAGACTTTGTTGAGAATGCCGATAAATACTCCGAGAAGTTATTCGTTGCCTCTATCAAACGTTGGCCAATCACATCTCTGCATCCATTTGGTATTCTGGTTTCCGAACTTGGGGATATTCACGATTCTAATACTGAAATTGATTCTATTTTAAGGGAtaacaattttctttcaaatgaATACTTGGATCAAAAAAATCcgcaaaaagaaaaaccaaGTTTCCAGCCACTACCAATAACCCCTGAAAGTTTAGAATTTAGAAGGGATTTTACTGATGCTAATGAATACAATATCTTTGCGATTTCCGAGCTTGGATGGGTCTCGGAATTTGCTTTGCATGTCAGAAATTACGGAAATGGTACTTTAGAGCTGGGTTGTCATGTTGTTGACGTAACCAGtcatattgaagaaggctCCTCTGTTGATAGGCGTGCGAGAAAGAGGTCCTCCGCCGTATTTATGCCACAAAAACTTGTCAATTTGTTGCCACAATCTTTCAATGACGAACTTTCATTGACTCCTGGTAAGGAATCGGCCACAATATCGGTCGTTTACACTCTAGATTCTTCTACTCTAAGGATTAAATCTACTTGGGTGGGCGAATCTAAAATTTCCCCATCAAATATTCTATCATTGGAACAGTTGGACGAAAAATTATCAACTGAGAGCCCTGGTAGCTACCTTTCTACTGTACAAGAAATCGCTAGATCATTTTATGCTAGAAGAATAAATGATCCAGAAGCTAAGTTGCTTCCCACATTATCCTTGTTGGAAAGCTTGGATGACGAAAAAGTTAAGGTTGACTTGAACATCTTGGAGAGGACTTTAGGCTTTGTTGTAATTAAtgaaattaaaagaaaagtcaACTCAACCGTAGCAGAGAAGATTTACACCAAACTTGGCGACCTAGCTCTTTTGAGAAGGCAGATGCAACCGATTGCAACCAAGATGGCGTCATTTAGGAAgaagattcaaaatttcgGTTACAATTTTGATGTCAATACAGCGGATGAATTAATCAAAGCAGTGCTAAAAATCAAAGACGAAGATGTTAGAGTCGGAATCGAAATTTTGCTGTTCAAAACCATGCCAAGGGCTAGATACTTTATTGCAGGTAAAGTGGACCCAGATCAATATGGTCATTATGCTTTGAACCTGCCTATTTACACACATTTCACAGCTCCAATGAGAAGATATGCTGATCATGTCGTTCATAGACAGCTAAAAGCCGTTATTCACGATGATCCATACACCGAAGATATGGAAGCTTTGAAGATTACCTCGGAATATTGTAATTTTAAAAAGGACTGTGCCTACCAAGCACAAGAACAAGCAGTTCACCTACTGTTGTGCAAAACAATCAACGACATGGGTAATACCACCGGACAATTATTAACAATGGCTACTGTTTTGCAAGTTTACGAGTCTTCCTTTGATGTCTTTATTCCAGAATTTggtattgaaaagagagtTCACGGGGATCAACTACCTTTGATCAAAGCTGAGTTTGACGGTACCAATCGTGTTTTGGAGTTGCACTGGCAACCTGGCGTAGATAGCGCAACTTTCATACCACCAGATGAGAAAAATCCGAAATCCTATAGAAATTCCATTAAGAACAAATTCAGATCTACAGCTGCTGAAATCGCTAACATTGAACTCGATAAAGAAGCTGAAGCAGAACCATTGATTAGCGATCCATTGAGTAAAGAACTCAGCGATTTGCATTTATCAGTACCAAATCTAAGACTTCCATCTGCGAGCGACGACAAGCAAAGTGCTCtagaaaagtttatttctACTACTGAAACCAGAGTCGAAAATGATAACTATATACAAGAAATACATGAACTGCAAAAGATTCCTATTTTATTGAGAGCTGAAGTGGGAATGGCTTTGCCATGTTTAACTGTCCGTGCATTAAATCCATTCATGAGGAGAGTATAA
- the MHR1 gene encoding mitochondrial 54S ribosomal protein mL67 (Protein involved in homologous recombination in mitochondria~similar to YDR296W), which produces MKMNHSISRFRPASWFEKTKIIPPQVYIFRNLEYGQVLYSQFPNFSQKQVDKLFMRPNWSNRKPSLRRDIWKCMCVVNLQNYEQSVHLYQNLCRLRYLRDVAQRKKSDKLRKKDSNGHVWYSGQYRPTYCQEAVADLRESLLKVFESSAQPEKQTPSVKKPSIYWEDPWRMGDKDKHWNYNVFNALGLEHKLIERVGNIAREESVILKELAKLESHPTEQTEVSSQ; this is translated from the coding sequence ATGAAGATGAACcattcaatttcaagatttcGCCCCGCCTCGTGGTTCGAAAAGACGAAGATAATTCCGCCTCAGGTATACATTTTTAGGAACTTAGAATATGGACAAGTGCTATATTCTCAATTTCCTAACTTTTCGCAAAAGCAGGTGGACAAACTATTTATGAGACCAAACTGGAGCAACAGAAAACCATCATTGAGAAGGGACATTTGGAAATGTATGTGTGTAGTGAACTTGCAAAATTACGAGCAGAGTGTACATCTGTACCAGAACCTTTGCCGGTTGAGATATCTACGTGATGTGGCACAACGCAAAAAGAGCGACAAgctaagaaaaaaggacTCTAACGGACATGTTTGGTACAGTGGACAGTACAGACCTACATATTGTCAAGAAGCGGTGGCAGACTTACGAGAATCGTTGTTAAAGGTGTTTGAAAGTTCTGCACAACCGGAAAAGCAGACACCATCCGTCAAAAAACCCTCGATATACTGGGAGGATCCGTGGAGGATGGGCGACAAGGACAAACATTGGAATTACAACGTGTTCAATGCTTTGGGGCTGGAACACAAGCTTATTGAGCGTGTAGGGAACATCGCGAGGGAAGAAAGCGTAATTCTGAAAGAACTAGCTAAGCTCGAATCACATCCTACGGAGCAGACAGAAGTGTCTTCACAGTAA